A section of the Acidobacterium capsulatum ATCC 51196 genome encodes:
- a CDS encoding TolC family protein, with product MRSNQNRARWFVVAVALLWVSGSCPARAQTGTGDEWTLRQTIDISLAKNPDAALAQAETRAAQAGVEQARAALLPHLQFTEDLTRGNDPVYAFGTRLRQQRFTQADFALNALNRPTPINNFGTQISGNWQLFDWWGSQDRMRSARLSVQSASAMSRQASQTIILRVVQAYQAMLYAQRRESVARHEVATAQALLHDAKTRVQAGLAVDSDVLTAQVNLSERQQEKIAAEGDVERAWAALEAAMGIDHAVRHRLAPIPPRSYPDGVLDEQIAEALKTRPDLDALRKQQAAAAAAVKAARASLLPAVNTYGSWETDRDSFAGDGGNHWLAGVQLQLDILPLGKRARLDQEKALRQQAEARQRAGEEQICLAVSQAFTAHRTAERIVATAQASMQQAAESLRILQNRYQAGLTTMTDLLRAEDAQRQSQNNYWRAVYGNTVSYAQLMYATGALTPAAAENLQ from the coding sequence ATGAGAAGCAATCAAAATCGCGCACGCTGGTTCGTTGTGGCCGTGGCGCTGCTGTGGGTTTCGGGCTCCTGCCCGGCGCGCGCGCAGACTGGCACCGGCGACGAGTGGACGCTGCGGCAGACCATCGATATCAGCCTCGCAAAAAATCCCGATGCGGCGTTGGCGCAGGCGGAGACGCGCGCCGCTCAGGCCGGGGTGGAGCAGGCCCGCGCCGCGCTGCTGCCGCATCTGCAATTCACTGAGGACCTCACGCGCGGCAATGATCCCGTGTACGCCTTTGGCACGCGGCTGCGCCAGCAGCGCTTCACTCAGGCTGACTTTGCGCTCAATGCGCTCAATCGGCCTACGCCCATCAACAACTTTGGCACGCAGATCAGCGGCAACTGGCAGCTCTTTGACTGGTGGGGCAGTCAAGACCGCATGCGCAGCGCCCGGCTCTCCGTCCAAAGCGCCAGCGCCATGAGCCGTCAGGCGAGTCAGACCATCATCTTGCGTGTAGTGCAGGCCTACCAGGCCATGCTGTACGCGCAGCGTCGCGAGAGCGTGGCACGGCACGAGGTGGCGACGGCGCAGGCGCTGCTGCACGATGCAAAAACGCGTGTGCAGGCCGGGCTCGCCGTTGACTCTGACGTGCTCACCGCGCAGGTCAATCTCTCTGAGCGCCAGCAGGAGAAGATCGCCGCCGAGGGCGATGTCGAGAGAGCATGGGCCGCGCTGGAGGCCGCCATGGGCATCGACCACGCTGTGCGCCACCGGCTCGCACCCATCCCTCCGCGCAGTTATCCTGACGGCGTTCTTGATGAGCAGATTGCAGAGGCGCTCAAGACCCGCCCTGATCTCGACGCGCTACGCAAGCAGCAGGCCGCGGCCGCGGCGGCTGTGAAGGCAGCGCGCGCCAGCCTTCTGCCTGCAGTCAATACCTACGGCAGTTGGGAAACGGATCGCGACTCCTTCGCAGGAGACGGCGGCAATCATTGGCTCGCGGGTGTGCAGTTGCAGTTGGACATTCTGCCCCTCGGCAAGCGCGCGCGTCTCGATCAGGAGAAGGCTCTGCGCCAGCAGGCCGAGGCACGGCAGCGCGCCGGCGAAGAGCAGATTTGCCTGGCCGTCAGTCAGGCATTCACCGCGCATCGCACCGCCGAGCGTATCGTGGCCACGGCACAGGCTTCCATGCAGCAGGCCGCCGAGAGCCTGCGCATTCTGCAAAACCGCTATCAGGCCGGACTCACCACCATGACCGACCTCTTGCGTGCCGAAGACGCCCAGCGCCAAAGCCAGAACAACTACTGGCGCGCCGTCTACGGCAACACCGTCAGCTATGCCCAACTCATGTACGCGACGGGTGCACTCACCCCCGCCGCCGCGGAGAACCTGCAATGA
- a CDS encoding sigma-70 family RNA polymerase sigma factor yields the protein MRAELQEAVTLLRQSDEQSVQKAVMLLQRTVFSFSMKVCGHREDAEDTMQDVLLSSLPHLRKIEDARALSVWLYTAARNRCWRSRKRPSYRKSVALDDLMPGDAELAAQLAASVQSPEALAASHQDHQMVHEAVLQLPPPYRIVLVLHDMEELDTAQVAKVLGLQPGTVRVRLHRARLLVRQQMDKLLRGQPDHASPASVSSGTAARVRPSQCREIFGNLSEYLDGRMETRSCNQMQAHIEACPACIAFIQDLKAAIDRCRKLDIPMESETGTTLRRVLAEEYLRLVEHGEAAEPEPPGPSEKSKKHL from the coding sequence ATGCGCGCTGAACTGCAGGAGGCCGTCACTCTGCTTCGCCAATCCGACGAGCAGAGTGTGCAAAAGGCCGTTATGCTGCTGCAGCGCACCGTCTTCTCCTTCAGCATGAAGGTCTGCGGTCATCGCGAAGACGCCGAAGACACCATGCAGGACGTGCTTCTCAGCTCACTGCCTCATCTCAGAAAAATTGAAGATGCGCGCGCCCTGAGCGTTTGGCTCTACACGGCGGCTCGCAATCGCTGCTGGCGCAGCCGCAAGCGCCCTTCCTATCGCAAGTCCGTGGCGCTCGATGATCTCATGCCCGGCGATGCTGAACTCGCCGCGCAGCTCGCCGCCTCAGTCCAAAGCCCCGAGGCGCTGGCCGCCAGCCATCAGGACCATCAGATGGTTCACGAGGCCGTGCTGCAACTGCCTCCGCCCTATCGCATCGTGTTGGTGCTGCATGACATGGAAGAGCTTGACACCGCGCAGGTAGCCAAGGTCCTGGGTCTGCAGCCCGGAACCGTGCGCGTGCGCCTGCATCGTGCCCGGCTGCTGGTCCGGCAGCAGATGGACAAGCTTCTGCGTGGCCAGCCGGATCATGCATCTCCCGCATCTGTCTCTTCCGGCACCGCAGCCCGCGTGCGTCCGTCTCAATGCCGCGAAATCTTCGGCAACCTCTCGGAGTATCTCGACGGCCGCATGGAAACCAGAAGCTGCAACCAGATGCAGGCGCACATTGAGGCCTGCCCCGCTTGCATTGCCTTCATTCAAGACCTCAAGGCCGCCATCGACCGCTGCCGCAAGCTCGACATACCCATGGAAAGCGAGACCGGCACCACTTTGCGCCGGGTGCTGGCCGAGGAGTATCTCCGCCTGGTCGAGCACGGAGAAGCCGCCGAACCGGAACCGCCCGGGCCTTCAGAAAAAAGTAAAAAACATCTGTAA
- a CDS encoding carboxylesterase/lipase family protein, which produces MPASRRLLLACLLLIPALCAAQSDKFKPTPQARVSIAQGQLEGTEPAPGIFAYLGIPFAQPPIGDLRWQPPQPSRPWQGVYMADSHGNPCAQLSEGWNKWDADHGSEDCLHLDVWTPAHAHNLPVMVYIHGGSNLAGDGFSDGTPLVKHGVVLVTIEYRLDIFGFFRTAALDKESPHHASGDYGLLDQIAALKWIHNNIAKFGGDPGKVMIFGQSAGAVDTGLLLTSPLARGLFTSALEESGQVLGLMPTSTRSESEIAWAPVARALGSSLAAQRADSTAKVLAIDKQAPKPPPVTWWGYRGASVDGWVLPEMPWRVYQAGHEAPVPLVLGTNVQEIVPFGQTTRQLQHVMAETVGYKAAAAIEDFYQHNPSALLGSPSARFATDHDFHCAIRLLASWHASHGYPTWVYRFDRPDPGQTSAMHTSELFYLFDSFFGKAKPTAQDLAIGNHLDLYWTSLAKTGAPAPAAAWPRYQGAQFGPWLNIPKTGTDIHAVSQPFGGEACALMDPSYPK; this is translated from the coding sequence ATGCCTGCTTCCCGCCGACTTCTGCTTGCCTGCCTGCTTCTCATTCCAGCGCTCTGTGCCGCGCAATCCGACAAATTCAAGCCCACGCCACAGGCGCGTGTCAGCATCGCGCAGGGCCAGCTTGAGGGCACCGAGCCAGCGCCCGGCATCTTCGCTTACCTTGGCATCCCATTTGCCCAGCCACCGATCGGAGATCTGCGTTGGCAACCGCCGCAACCGTCTCGGCCCTGGCAGGGCGTGTACATGGCAGACAGCCACGGCAATCCCTGCGCGCAGCTCAGCGAGGGCTGGAACAAATGGGACGCCGACCATGGCAGCGAAGATTGCCTTCATCTCGACGTCTGGACGCCCGCCCATGCCCACAACCTGCCCGTGATGGTTTACATCCACGGCGGCTCCAATCTCGCCGGGGATGGCTTCTCTGACGGCACGCCGCTCGTCAAGCATGGAGTCGTGCTGGTCACCATCGAGTACCGGCTCGATATTTTCGGTTTCTTCCGCACCGCCGCGCTCGACAAGGAGTCGCCGCACCACGCCTCCGGCGACTACGGCCTGCTTGACCAGATTGCCGCGCTCAAATGGATTCACAACAACATCGCCAAATTCGGCGGCGACCCCGGCAAGGTGATGATCTTCGGCCAGTCCGCCGGAGCCGTCGACACGGGCCTCCTGCTCACCTCACCGTTGGCGCGCGGGCTCTTCACCTCTGCGCTTGAAGAGAGCGGCCAGGTGCTTGGCCTCATGCCCACCTCGACCAGGAGTGAGTCAGAGATTGCGTGGGCTCCCGTCGCCAGGGCGCTCGGCTCTTCTCTGGCTGCGCAGCGGGCTGACAGCACCGCCAAGGTGCTCGCCATCGACAAGCAGGCTCCCAAGCCGCCTCCGGTCACCTGGTGGGGCTATCGCGGCGCAAGTGTTGATGGATGGGTGCTGCCCGAGATGCCCTGGCGCGTCTACCAGGCCGGTCATGAGGCGCCCGTTCCACTGGTGCTCGGCACCAACGTGCAAGAGATTGTACCTTTCGGCCAGACCACCCGCCAGTTGCAGCACGTCATGGCTGAGACCGTCGGCTACAAGGCCGCCGCAGCCATTGAGGACTTCTACCAGCACAACCCCAGCGCGCTGCTCGGTTCGCCGTCCGCGCGCTTTGCCACGGACCACGACTTCCACTGCGCCATTCGCTTGTTGGCCTCCTGGCATGCCTCGCACGGATACCCCACCTGGGTCTATCGCTTTGACCGGCCCGATCCCGGCCAGACCTCGGCCATGCATACCTCCGAGCTGTTCTACCTCTTCGACTCCTTCTTTGGAAAAGCCAAACCCACCGCGCAGGATCTCGCGATCGGAAACCATCTTGATCTCTATTGGACGAGCCTTGCCAAAACCGGAGCGCCCGCGCCGGCCGCCGCATGGCCTCGTTATCAGGGCGCGCAGTTCGGCCCCTGGCTCAACATCCCAAAGACCGGAACGGATATTCACGCCGTCAGCCAGCCCTTTGGCGGTGAGGCCTGCGCGCTCATGGATCCCTCCTATCCCAAATAG
- a CDS encoding alpha/beta fold hydrolase: MPSAVAYKNLSVQDPRAASKLSIFYREAGQQDNPVVLLLHGFPTSSHQYRGLIDRLSDKYRVIAPDLPGFGFSDAPDAATFSYTFDHLAEIMQGFVDSLGLTRYAIYVFDYGAPVGFRLALAHPERVAAIISQNGNAYEEGLSDGWNPIRAYWQDPSQQNRDQLRAFLQAGTTQFQYTHGEADSTHIAPESYTLDQHFLDRPGNQEIQLDLFRDYQNNLALYPQFQQYLRTHRPPVLAVWGRNDPFFLPAGAEAFRRDVPDAEVHLLDAGHFVLEAHLDEAARIIRNFLARTLDTAQGAALFGQLNLASVPQQGREEVEGLSNFFGFVPNLGYALGAEPAVLHVYIQMLQALGQTSLDPIAQQVALAAASYANAADYAVQVHATLAARAGASPQVIEAIRNGAPLQDRKLDAVRQFAAAIALKHTQVSDADVRLLTDAGYDRRAAVAIALAVGAKTLVNTVAHLARPALDPGFQPQA; this comes from the coding sequence ATGCCATCCGCCGTCGCCTATAAAAACCTCTCCGTGCAAGATCCTCGCGCCGCCAGCAAACTGAGCATCTTCTATCGCGAAGCCGGCCAGCAAGATAACCCTGTCGTCCTGCTGCTGCACGGCTTTCCTACCTCAAGTCATCAGTATCGCGGCCTCATCGACCGCCTCTCTGACAAGTACCGCGTGATTGCGCCTGACCTGCCGGGCTTCGGTTTCTCTGACGCGCCCGATGCAGCCACCTTCTCCTACACCTTCGATCACCTCGCAGAGATCATGCAGGGCTTCGTGGATTCTCTCGGCCTCACGCGTTACGCCATCTATGTCTTCGACTACGGCGCGCCGGTCGGCTTCCGTCTGGCGCTCGCGCATCCTGAGCGTGTCGCCGCGATCATCTCGCAGAATGGCAATGCCTACGAGGAAGGCCTGAGCGACGGCTGGAATCCCATTCGCGCATACTGGCAAGATCCTAGCCAGCAGAATCGCGATCAACTGCGCGCCTTCCTGCAGGCCGGTACCACGCAATTTCAGTACACGCACGGCGAGGCCGATTCCACGCACATCGCGCCCGAGAGCTACACCCTCGACCAGCACTTCCTTGACCGCCCGGGCAATCAGGAAATCCAGCTCGATCTCTTCCGCGATTATCAGAACAATCTGGCTCTCTATCCGCAGTTTCAGCAGTATCTGCGCACCCATCGCCCGCCCGTTCTGGCCGTGTGGGGACGCAACGATCCCTTCTTCCTTCCCGCGGGGGCCGAGGCATTTCGTCGCGATGTTCCAGATGCCGAAGTCCATCTTCTCGATGCGGGACACTTTGTTCTCGAAGCGCATCTCGACGAGGCCGCGCGCATCATTCGTAACTTTCTGGCCCGCACGCTCGACACCGCGCAGGGAGCCGCTCTGTTCGGCCAGCTGAATCTGGCCTCTGTGCCGCAGCAGGGCAGGGAAGAGGTCGAGGGGCTGAGCAATTTCTTCGGCTTCGTTCCGAATCTCGGCTACGCCCTTGGCGCGGAGCCAGCCGTGCTCCACGTCTACATCCAGATGCTGCAGGCTCTCGGCCAGACATCGCTCGACCCGATCGCGCAGCAGGTCGCCCTCGCCGCGGCCAGCTACGCCAATGCGGCGGATTACGCCGTGCAGGTGCATGCCACACTCGCCGCCCGCGCGGGAGCATCCCCGCAGGTCATCGAGGCCATCCGCAACGGTGCCCCTCTGCAGGATAGAAAGCTGGATGCCGTGCGGCAGTTCGCTGCGGCCATTGCTCTCAAGCACACGCAGGTCTCAGACGCCGACGTCCGGCTGCTGACGGATGCCGGTTATGACCGCCGCGCGGCTGTAGCCATCGCCCTCGCCGTGGGAGCGAAAACCCTCGTCAACACGGTCGCACATCTGGCGCGCCCGGCGCTCGATCCCGGCTTCCAGCCGCAGGCATAA
- a CDS encoding TetR/AcrR family transcriptional regulator: MPTPLASKEEIVDRLFAVFRDRGFDGASLADLSRATGLGKSSLYHHFPQGKEQMAEAVLARATGLIDRAILEEARREAPLKVKVRKIVAALEQIYSGGRTPCVLGQLATAAIGSTARKHLQAAFAHWITAIAELAQEAGMPPSRARKFAEDWVASLQGTLILQAATGDAAPFERALEVLLQLASRERSASAERG, encoded by the coding sequence ATGCCTACTCCGCTTGCCTCAAAAGAGGAAATTGTTGACCGGCTCTTCGCTGTTTTCCGCGACCGCGGCTTCGATGGAGCTTCGCTGGCCGACCTTTCGCGTGCCACCGGGCTGGGAAAGTCGAGCCTGTATCACCACTTTCCGCAAGGCAAGGAGCAGATGGCCGAGGCCGTGCTGGCGCGCGCGACAGGGTTGATTGACCGCGCCATTCTGGAGGAGGCGCGCCGCGAGGCTCCGCTCAAGGTGAAGGTGCGAAAGATTGTGGCGGCGCTGGAGCAAATCTATTCCGGCGGCCGGACGCCCTGCGTGCTGGGACAACTGGCCACGGCGGCAATCGGGAGCACGGCCCGCAAGCATTTGCAGGCGGCTTTTGCGCATTGGATCACGGCCATTGCGGAGCTGGCTCAGGAAGCAGGAATGCCGCCGAGCCGCGCACGGAAGTTTGCCGAAGATTGGGTCGCGAGCCTGCAGGGAACGCTCATTTTGCAGGCGGCGACGGGGGATGCAGCTCCGTTTGAGCGGGCGCTAGAGGTATTGTTGCAACTCGCGTCACGCGAGAGATCGGCGTCGGCAGAACGGGGATAG
- the rplQ gene encoding 50S ribosomal protein L17 has protein sequence MRHRNAGYKLGRNTSHRRALLRNLVTSILMEDRVETTITKAKAARPHVEKLITLGKKGDVHSRRQALAYLQTREAVTRLFDTVAPRYGDRNGGYLRIVRSGFQRGDGAEKAFIELLGAEQELDEKRQKRAEARAKRREEMQKAMAEQQQAEGGEPEGGNE, from the coding sequence ATGCGTCATCGCAATGCAGGTTACAAACTGGGGCGCAACACCAGCCATCGCCGCGCGCTGCTGCGGAACCTGGTCACGTCCATTCTGATGGAAGATCGCGTCGAGACCACCATCACCAAGGCCAAAGCGGCCCGGCCTCACGTGGAAAAGCTGATCACCCTGGGCAAGAAGGGCGACGTGCACTCGCGCCGGCAGGCGCTGGCTTACTTGCAGACGCGCGAAGCGGTCACCCGCCTTTTTGACACGGTGGCTCCCCGTTACGGCGACCGCAATGGCGGCTATCTGCGCATCGTGCGCAGCGGCTTCCAGCGCGGCGACGGAGCCGAAAAGGCCTTCATCGAGCTTCTCGGAGCCGAGCAGGAACTGGACGAGAAGCGCCAGAAGCGCGCCGAAGCCCGTGCCAAGCGCCGCGAAGAGATGCAGAAGGCCATGGCCGAGCAGCAGCAGGCTGAGGGCGGCGAGCCCGAAGGCGGCAACGAGTAG
- a CDS encoding DNA-directed RNA polymerase subunit alpha codes for MLWRGFQKPKRLVVDPETLTEKFGKFSAQPFERGFGTTIGNALRRTLLSSIEGAAVTAVKIEGVLHEFQSIPGVVEDATDIILNLKQVPFKLNGDGPKALYVRADQPGVVTSGMIEADADVEILDKDIYIATVSEGGKLEMEMRLKRGRGFVSADKNHDNDLGIGFIPVDSVHSPVRKVNYFVEAARLGQITDYDKLTLEVMTNGTVLPADAVGLAAKLLKDHMSIFINFEEEIEAESHSEEGRVQLRNENLNRSVEELELSVRSYNCLKNANIQTIGELVQKTEAEMLKTKNFGRKSLNEIKEILAQMGLSLGMKIDENGNAVPGPTSILPAQTLAQSYSGFDDDEEDFEEDFPLPNETENF; via the coding sequence ATGCTTTGGAGAGGATTTCAAAAGCCCAAGCGTCTGGTGGTTGATCCCGAGACGCTCACTGAGAAGTTCGGCAAGTTCAGCGCTCAGCCCTTCGAGCGCGGCTTCGGCACCACCATCGGCAATGCGCTGCGCCGCACCCTGCTCTCGTCCATCGAGGGAGCTGCGGTCACCGCTGTCAAGATTGAAGGCGTTCTGCACGAGTTCCAGTCCATCCCCGGCGTCGTCGAGGATGCGACGGACATCATCCTGAACCTCAAGCAGGTGCCCTTCAAGCTCAACGGCGACGGCCCCAAGGCGCTTTATGTGCGCGCCGACCAGCCCGGAGTCGTTACCTCGGGCATGATCGAAGCCGATGCCGACGTCGAAATCCTCGACAAGGATATCTATATCGCTACCGTCAGCGAAGGCGGCAAGCTGGAGATGGAAATGCGCCTCAAGCGGGGCCGCGGTTTCGTCTCGGCGGACAAGAACCACGACAATGACCTCGGCATCGGCTTCATCCCGGTGGACTCCGTTCACTCGCCCGTGCGCAAGGTCAACTACTTTGTCGAGGCCGCCCGTCTTGGTCAGATCACTGACTACGACAAGCTGACGCTCGAAGTCATGACAAACGGCACCGTGCTGCCCGCCGATGCCGTCGGCCTGGCTGCGAAGCTGCTCAAGGATCACATGAGCATCTTCATCAACTTCGAGGAAGAGATCGAAGCCGAGAGCCACAGCGAAGAAGGCCGCGTGCAGTTGCGCAATGAAAACCTCAACCGCTCCGTCGAAGAGCTGGAGCTGAGCGTGCGCAGTTACAACTGCCTCAAGAATGCCAACATTCAGACCATCGGCGAGCTGGTGCAGAAGACCGAAGCCGAGATGCTGAAGACCAAGAACTTCGGCCGCAAATCGCTCAACGAGATCAAGGAGATCCTGGCTCAGATGGGCCTCTCCCTCGGCATGAAGATCGACGAAAACGGCAACGCAGTTCCCGGCCCCACCAGCATCCTGCCCGCGCAGACGCTGGCTCAGAGCTACAGCGGTTTCGATGACGACGAGGAAGACTTTGAAGAAGACTTCCCGCTGCCGAACGAGACCGAAAACTTTTAA
- the rpsD gene encoding 30S ribosomal protein S4, which translates to MARYTGPVCRLCRREGMKLFLKGTKCFTDKCAIEKRNFAPGQHGRDRKAKIVGYGLQLREKQKAKRIYFTLEGQFREYYEKASRAPGVTGELLIQQLECRLDNIAFRLGFATSRRQARQIVRHGHVEVNGRKVNIPSFQVKVGDEIKIRPNSSKLVVVEMGRDFASGQPAPAWLQVDHANLSGKVVSLPKREDVNLPVNEQLIVELYSK; encoded by the coding sequence TTGGCACGTTATACCGGACCTGTATGCCGCCTTTGCCGTCGCGAAGGCATGAAGCTTTTCCTCAAGGGCACCAAGTGCTTTACCGACAAGTGCGCCATTGAGAAGCGTAACTTCGCCCCCGGCCAGCATGGCCGTGACCGCAAGGCCAAGATTGTTGGCTACGGTCTGCAGCTGCGTGAAAAGCAGAAGGCAAAGCGCATCTATTTCACCCTCGAAGGCCAGTTCCGCGAGTACTACGAGAAGGCTTCGCGCGCGCCGGGCGTGACGGGCGAACTGCTCATCCAGCAGCTCGAGTGCCGCCTCGATAACATCGCCTTCCGTCTCGGTTTTGCCACCTCCCGCCGTCAGGCCCGCCAGATTGTGCGCCACGGCCACGTCGAGGTCAACGGCCGCAAGGTGAACATCCCCTCCTTCCAGGTCAAGGTTGGGGACGAGATCAAGATCCGCCCGAACAGCTCGAAGCTCGTCGTCGTTGAGATGGGCCGCGACTTCGCCAGTGGTCAGCCGGCTCCGGCATGGCTGCAGGTCGATCACGCGAATCTCTCCGGCAAGGTCGTCTCGCTGCCCAAGCGCGAAGACGTCAACCTCCCGGTCAACGAGCAGCTGATCGTCGAACTTTACAGCAAGTAA
- the rpsK gene encoding 30S ribosomal protein S11 has protein sequence MAKAKATAGKAAKNKKFKKRERKNVPYGLVFIQASFNNTIVTITDGQGNTLSWKSSGSLGFRGSRKGTPFAAQQAAINAANMARDHGLRSVDVRVSGPGSGRESAVRALAVAGLEVRSIRDTTPVPHNGCRPPKRRRV, from the coding sequence ATGGCGAAGGCAAAGGCAACGGCCGGCAAGGCCGCCAAGAACAAAAAGTTCAAGAAGCGGGAACGGAAAAATGTTCCTTACGGCTTGGTCTTTATCCAGGCCTCGTTTAACAACACCATCGTGACCATCACCGACGGCCAGGGCAATACCCTCTCGTGGAAGAGCTCGGGCTCCCTCGGCTTCCGCGGGTCGCGTAAGGGCACTCCCTTCGCAGCCCAGCAGGCCGCGATCAACGCCGCCAACATGGCGCGGGATCATGGTCTCCGTTCGGTCGATGTGCGCGTCAGCGGTCCCGGTTCGGGCCGTGAGTCCGCGGTGCGTGCGCTGGCAGTTGCCGGCCTCGAAGTCCGCTCAATTCGCGACACCACCCCGGTGCCCCACAACGGATGCCGTCCGCCCAAGCGCCGGCGCGTATAA
- the rpsM gene encoding 30S ribosomal protein S13 — translation MARVAGVDLPRNKQARIALTYIYGIGNPRALRILTAANVDPFRKIQDLSEDEVNRIRQVIEAEGQVEGDLRKDVAMHIKRLIEIQSYRGLRHRRSLPVRGQRTHTNARTRKGPRRGTVAGKKKATKT, via the coding sequence ATGGCACGTGTTGCTGGCGTCGATCTGCCTCGGAACAAGCAGGCCCGGATCGCGCTTACCTACATTTACGGTATCGGCAACCCCCGTGCGCTCCGCATCCTGACTGCCGCGAACGTCGATCCGTTCCGGAAGATTCAGGATCTCAGCGAAGACGAGGTCAACCGTATCCGTCAGGTCATCGAAGCCGAAGGCCAGGTCGAAGGCGACCTGCGCAAAGACGTTGCGATGCACATCAAGCGGCTCATCGAAATCCAGTCCTACCGCGGTCTCCGGCATCGCCGCAGCCTGCCGGTTCGCGGACAACGTACTCACACCAACGCCCGTACGCGCAAGGGACCGCGCCGTGGCACCGTGGCGGGTAAGAAGAAAGCGACCAAGACCTAA
- the rpmJ gene encoding 50S ribosomal protein L36: MKVRASVKKICDKCKVIHRRGVVRVICENSKHKQRQG, translated from the coding sequence ATGAAGGTTCGTGCATCGGTAAAGAAAATTTGTGACAAGTGCAAGGTCATCCACCGCCGTGGTGTGGTGCGTGTGATCTGCGAGAATTCCAAGCACAAGCAGCGCCAGGGCTAG
- the infA gene encoding translation initiation factor IF-1: protein MSKEDAIEVMATVAETLPNAMFKVTLENGHEVLAHVSGRMRKNFIRILPGDRVAVELSPYDLNRGRIVYRYK, encoded by the coding sequence TTGTCGAAAGAAGACGCGATTGAGGTCATGGCAACGGTGGCAGAAACGTTGCCCAATGCCATGTTCAAGGTCACGCTCGAGAATGGTCACGAGGTGCTGGCGCACGTCTCGGGTCGCATGCGGAAAAACTTCATCCGCATCCTTCCGGGCGACCGTGTTGCGGTCGAGCTCAGCCCTTACGACCTGAATCGCGGACGGATCGTCTACCGCTACAAGTAA
- the map gene encoding type I methionyl aminopeptidase, producing the protein MAIMIKSPQEIEKMRRSGQAVREILNYVRGLVKPGVTTLDLENAAAARMHEMGVKPAFKGYRGYPCVLCTSVNSEVVHGIPSAERTLREGDIVSVDTGVVIDGYYGDSATTIVVGQKTSPSTQKLLEVTEESLQRGIEAVRAGAALGDIGAAVQEVVEAAGFSVVREFVGHGIGTRMHEDPQVPNYGRRGQGQKLKEGMVICIEPMVNVGKPGVQVLEDGWTAVTEDGSMSAHFEHTVAVTADGALILTQ; encoded by the coding sequence ATGGCGATCATGATCAAGTCGCCGCAGGAAATTGAAAAGATGCGGCGCAGCGGACAAGCAGTCCGTGAGATTTTGAATTACGTGCGCGGGCTGGTGAAGCCCGGCGTGACTACCCTTGATCTGGAGAACGCGGCAGCGGCCCGGATGCACGAGATGGGCGTCAAGCCGGCTTTCAAGGGCTACCGCGGCTATCCGTGCGTGCTTTGCACGTCGGTCAACAGTGAAGTGGTGCACGGCATTCCTTCCGCCGAGCGGACGCTCCGCGAGGGCGACATTGTATCTGTCGATACCGGAGTCGTAATCGATGGTTACTACGGCGACTCGGCCACGACCATCGTGGTAGGACAGAAGACCAGTCCGAGCACGCAGAAGTTGCTCGAAGTGACCGAAGAGTCGCTGCAACGTGGCATTGAAGCCGTGAGAGCCGGAGCGGCGCTGGGCGATATCGGTGCGGCCGTGCAGGAAGTGGTCGAGGCCGCGGGCTTCAGCGTGGTGCGTGAGTTTGTGGGCCATGGCATCGGTACGCGGATGCACGAAGATCCGCAGGTGCCCAACTACGGGCGTCGCGGCCAGGGCCAGAAGTTGAAAGAGGGCATGGTGATCTGCATTGAACCAATGGTCAATGTAGGCAAGCCCGGCGTACAGGTGCTCGAAGACGGATGGACGGCGGTAACCGAAGACGGCAGCATGAGCGCCCACTTCGAGCACACCGTGGCAGTCACCGCTGACGGCGCTTTGATATTGACGCAGTAA